A window of Leclercia adecarboxylata contains these coding sequences:
- a CDS encoding amidohydrolase family protein produces the protein MPENKSRREFISQSGKMVTACALFGATGSVAYAADTAKPTCETGKPMNITATHYYLDNVLLEAGFSFDGDVAVSTRTELKTLEIKDGKIAALLDNNSHADATLSHYDGGGKLLLPAMRDMHIHLDKTFYGGPWRSLNRPAGTTIQDMIRLEQKLLPELQPYTQLRAEKLIDLIQSKGSTIARSHCNIEPVSGLKNLENLQAVLARRKPGFDCEIVAFPQHGLLLSNAEKLMREAMQAGAHYVGGLDPTSVDGAMEKSLDLMFQIALDYDKGVDIHLHETSPAGVAAVNYMVQTVEKTPALKGKLTISHAFALATMNEQQVDEIATRMAAQQVTIASTVPIGTLHMPLKQLRDKGVFVMTGTDSVIDHWSPYGLGDMLEKANLYAQLYIRPNEQTLSRALGIATGDVLPLNEKGERVWPKAQDAASFVLVDASCSAEAVARISPRTATFHNGNLVWGTVG, from the coding sequence ATGCCTGAAAATAAAAGCCGTCGCGAGTTTATCAGCCAGAGCGGCAAGATGGTCACCGCCTGCGCCCTGTTTGGCGCGACCGGCTCCGTCGCGTATGCTGCTGACACCGCAAAACCGACCTGCGAGACGGGCAAACCGATGAACATCACCGCGACACACTATTACCTGGATAACGTGCTGCTGGAGGCCGGGTTTAGCTTCGACGGCGACGTGGCCGTCAGCACCCGCACCGAACTGAAAACGCTGGAGATCAAGGACGGCAAAATCGCCGCGCTGCTCGACAACAACAGCCACGCCGACGCCACTCTGTCGCACTACGATGGCGGCGGCAAACTGCTGTTACCGGCGATGCGCGACATGCACATCCATCTGGACAAAACCTTCTACGGCGGCCCGTGGCGCTCGCTCAACCGCCCGGCGGGGACCACCATTCAGGACATGATCCGCCTGGAACAAAAGCTGCTCCCGGAGCTGCAGCCGTACACCCAGCTGCGGGCAGAAAAGCTGATCGACCTCATCCAGTCGAAGGGCTCCACGATCGCCCGCAGCCACTGCAATATCGAACCGGTGTCCGGTCTGAAGAATCTGGAAAATTTACAGGCGGTTCTGGCCCGGCGTAAACCTGGCTTCGACTGTGAAATCGTGGCCTTTCCGCAGCACGGTTTACTGCTCTCCAACGCTGAAAAGCTGATGCGCGAGGCGATGCAGGCCGGGGCGCACTACGTCGGCGGGCTGGACCCGACCAGCGTCGACGGCGCGATGGAGAAATCCCTCGACCTGATGTTCCAGATTGCGCTGGATTACGACAAAGGGGTGGATATTCACCTGCACGAAACCAGCCCGGCGGGCGTAGCGGCGGTGAACTACATGGTGCAGACCGTGGAGAAAACCCCGGCGCTGAAGGGCAAACTGACCATCAGCCACGCCTTTGCGCTGGCGACGATGAACGAGCAGCAGGTGGATGAGATCGCCACCCGCATGGCGGCGCAGCAGGTGACTATCGCCTCCACGGTGCCGATTGGCACCCTGCATATGCCGCTCAAACAGCTGCGCGATAAGGGTGTGTTTGTTATGACCGGCACCGACAGCGTCATTGACCACTGGTCGCCGTATGGCCTGGGGGACATGCTGGAAAAAGCCAACCTCTATGCCCAGCTCTATATCCGCCCGAACGAGCAGACGCTCTCCCGCGCGCTGGGTATCGCCACCGGCGACGTGCTGCCGCTGAACGAAAAAGGTGAGCGCGTATGGCCGAAAGCGCAGGATGCCGCCAGCTTTGTGCTGGTGGACGCCTCCTGTTCCGCCGAGGCGGTGGCGCGCATCTCTCCACGCACCGCAACCTTCCATAACGGGAACCTGGTGTGGGGAACGGTGGGGTGA
- a CDS encoding carbamate kinase family protein codes for MKELMVVAIGGNSIIKDNASQSIEHQAQAVKAVAESVLEMLASDYDIVLTHGNGPQVGLDLRRAEIAHEREGLPLTPLANCVADTQGGIGYLIQQALNNRLAARGEQKAVTVVTQVEVDKNDPGFTHPTKPIGAFFSEAQRDELQQAHPDWHFVEDSGRGYRRVVASPQPVRIVEADAIKALTQKGFVVIGAGGGGIPVVRTEQGDYQSVDAVIDKDLSTALLAREIRADVLVITTGVEKVCINFGKPNQQALETVNVAQMMRYREEGHFPAGSMLPKIVASLEFLHHGGRRVIITSPDCLPAALRGETGTHIVNEGS; via the coding sequence ATGAAAGAACTCATGGTCGTCGCCATCGGCGGCAACAGCATTATCAAAGATAACGCCAGCCAGTCGATTGAACATCAGGCCCAGGCGGTAAAAGCGGTGGCCGAGTCCGTGCTGGAGATGTTGGCATCGGACTATGACATCGTGCTCACCCACGGCAACGGCCCTCAGGTGGGGCTGGATCTGCGCCGGGCGGAGATTGCCCACGAGCGGGAAGGGCTGCCGCTCACCCCGCTGGCCAACTGCGTGGCCGATACCCAGGGCGGCATCGGCTACCTGATCCAGCAGGCGCTGAATAACCGCCTGGCCGCCCGCGGCGAGCAAAAGGCGGTGACGGTGGTGACGCAGGTGGAGGTGGATAAAAACGACCCTGGCTTTACCCATCCCACCAAACCCATCGGGGCGTTCTTCAGCGAGGCCCAGCGCGATGAGCTGCAACAGGCCCATCCCGACTGGCATTTCGTTGAGGATTCCGGTCGCGGATACCGCCGGGTGGTGGCCTCGCCGCAGCCGGTACGCATTGTCGAAGCTGATGCCATTAAAGCCCTGACGCAAAAAGGCTTTGTGGTGATCGGCGCGGGCGGCGGCGGCATTCCGGTGGTGCGTACCGAACAGGGCGACTACCAGAGCGTGGACGCGGTGATCGACAAAGATCTCTCCACCGCGCTGCTGGCCCGGGAGATCCGCGCCGATGTGCTGGTGATCACCACCGGGGTGGAGAAAGTGTGCATTAACTTCGGCAAGCCGAACCAGCAGGCGCTGGAGACGGTCAACGTGGCGCAGATGATGCGCTACAGGGAGGAGGGGCACTTCCCGGCGGGCAGTATGCTGCCGAAAATCGTCGCCTCGCTGGAATTTTTACACCACGGCGGCAGGCGCGTGATCATCACCTCGCCGGACTGCCTGCCCGCCGCGCTGCGCGGGGAAACCGGGACCCACATTGTTAATGAAGGAAGCTAA
- a CDS encoding transketolase, which produces MTDTTIQQVAAAAWRIRRFALRMGEVQGQGYIGQALGYADVLATAFAHGMNFRPDEPEWEGRDRFLLSHGHYAIACYAALIEAGIIPEEELETYGADDSRLPMSGMATYTPGMEISGGSLGQGLSIGVGMALGLKHKGSNAWVVNSMSDGELDEGSTWEAAMSAAHHGLSNLIVLVDINRQQADGNSHKILGFEPLEDKWTSFGWYVQRVNGNDVPALVTAFDNAKRYPENQPRVILCDTLMGKGVPFLEQRDKNHFIRVDADEWQKALAVLDANKPEGVQ; this is translated from the coding sequence ATGACTGATACCACGATTCAACAGGTCGCCGCCGCCGCGTGGCGCATCCGCCGCTTTGCCCTGCGGATGGGCGAAGTACAGGGGCAGGGCTATATCGGACAGGCGCTGGGCTACGCCGACGTGCTGGCCACCGCTTTTGCCCACGGCATGAATTTCAGGCCTGATGAGCCGGAGTGGGAAGGGCGCGACCGCTTCCTGCTCTCTCATGGTCATTACGCCATTGCCTGTTACGCGGCGCTGATCGAGGCGGGCATTATTCCCGAAGAGGAGCTGGAGACCTACGGCGCCGACGACAGCCGCCTGCCGATGTCCGGCATGGCCACCTATACGCCGGGCATGGAGATCTCCGGCGGCTCGCTGGGGCAGGGCCTGAGCATTGGCGTAGGCATGGCGCTTGGGCTGAAGCACAAGGGGAGTAATGCCTGGGTGGTGAACTCCATGTCCGACGGCGAGCTGGACGAAGGCTCAACCTGGGAAGCGGCGATGTCCGCCGCCCACCACGGCCTGTCGAACCTGATCGTGCTGGTGGACATCAACCGCCAGCAGGCGGACGGCAACTCCCACAAGATCCTTGGCTTTGAGCCGCTGGAAGATAAGTGGACCTCGTTTGGCTGGTACGTGCAGCGGGTCAACGGCAACGACGTCCCGGCGCTGGTCACCGCTTTTGATAACGCAAAACGCTACCCGGAGAACCAGCCGCGGGTGATTTTGTGCGACACCCTGATGGGTAAGGGCGTGCCTTTCCTTGAGCAGCGCGACAAGAACCATTTTATCCGCGTGGACGCTGACGAGTGGCAAAAAGCGCTCGCGGTGCTGGACGCGAACAAACCGGAAGGAGTGCAGTGA
- a CDS encoding Imm63 family immunity protein, translated as MLVNINEIQRQADEMILRAGFPKHSVNLCSAPYGDGTPYISFENDLYNYIYSERGYEFSRKVTHSLNTLLYWIMSEFACQIAYQYKLDHRVEERDGRRIAFPKFIEIMANMNPIWELEARYEIQKNYGSHSVHLQYTEHNHLCHATLIKTH; from the coding sequence ATGTTAGTCAATATTAATGAAATACAAAGACAAGCTGATGAGATGATTTTACGAGCAGGCTTTCCAAAACATTCAGTGAATCTGTGTTCTGCTCCCTATGGCGATGGCACCCCCTATATTTCATTCGAAAATGATTTATATAACTATATTTATTCAGAAAGAGGGTATGAGTTCTCCCGAAAAGTCACTCACTCTTTGAATACGCTGCTTTATTGGATTATGTCCGAATTCGCCTGTCAGATTGCCTACCAATATAAGTTAGATCACAGGGTTGAAGAGAGGGATGGACGGCGCATCGCTTTTCCAAAATTTATTGAAATAATGGCGAATATGAACCCAATATGGGAGTTGGAAGCGCGATATGAAATTCAAAAAAATTACGGGAGCCACTCAGTACATCTTCAGTACACGGAGCATAATCATCTGTGTCACGCAACGTTAATTAAAACACATTGA
- a CDS encoding Ail/Lom family outer membrane beta-barrel protein, translating to MKKLSLAVCVAASLASGTALADNQTVSVGYAQSNVEDFKNIRGVNVQYRYEWDSPVSLMGSFTYMSGDQDQHYYLASDSIKNHVEVKYYSLMAGPAYRLNDFVSLYALGGVARVKADGHTTWVNGGDNYTQRDGIDEKSTSFAYGAGVQFNPTPELAINVGYEGTTADLGDDYGIDGWNVGVGYRF from the coding sequence ATGAAAAAACTCTCTCTGGCGGTATGCGTTGCGGCGAGTCTGGCAAGCGGTACTGCTCTGGCGGATAATCAGACTGTTTCTGTGGGTTATGCGCAGAGTAACGTTGAAGACTTCAAAAATATCCGCGGCGTGAACGTTCAGTATCGCTACGAGTGGGATTCCCCGGTCAGCCTGATGGGTTCATTTACCTATATGAGCGGCGATCAAGACCAGCATTATTATCTGGCGTCCGACTCCATTAAAAACCACGTCGAAGTGAAATATTACTCCCTGATGGCAGGCCCGGCATATCGCCTGAATGATTTCGTTTCCCTGTATGCGCTGGGCGGCGTGGCGCGCGTGAAAGCAGACGGTCACACCACCTGGGTGAACGGCGGCGACAACTATACCCAGCGCGACGGCATCGATGAGAAATCCACCTCTTTCGCTTACGGCGCGGGCGTACAGTTCAACCCAACGCCTGAGCTGGCAATCAATGTCGGTTACGAAGGCACCACGGCCGACCTGGGTGATGATTACGGGATCGACGGCTGGAATGTGGGTGTGGGTTATCGTTTCTGA
- a CDS encoding LysR family transcriptional regulator, translating to MDKFRGMETFIAVVESGSFTGAASRLSMSAVMVGKYIAWLESQLGTRLLERNTRRQSLTDAGRVWFEEAKRVLEQVAIAESAVERLRTEPAGTLRVTAPTSFGGCVIAPLTATFLQRFPAVRVELDLTNRMVDLVEEGVDLAIRIGEIHTEDLVAKYLCPYRMVICAAPDYLARHGTPQTPDDLVDHLCLSHTVWTARNEWRLPGVEGEVRWKRDAILRCNDGYGLRMAAIAGAGLLLQPEVLVADELANGRLIRVLEGYTPQPRPVHLLWRQDLRPLPKLTRFIEHIMQAQCGL from the coding sequence ATGGATAAGTTTCGCGGCATGGAAACCTTTATCGCCGTGGTGGAGAGCGGCAGTTTCACCGGTGCCGCATCCCGGCTGTCGATGTCGGCGGTGATGGTGGGCAAGTACATCGCCTGGCTGGAGAGCCAGCTCGGTACCCGTCTGCTGGAGCGCAACACCCGCCGCCAGAGCCTGACCGACGCCGGGCGGGTCTGGTTTGAGGAGGCGAAGCGGGTGCTGGAGCAGGTTGCTATCGCCGAAAGCGCGGTGGAGCGCTTACGCACCGAACCGGCGGGCACGCTGCGGGTGACCGCGCCTACGTCGTTCGGCGGATGCGTGATCGCCCCGCTGACCGCCACCTTTTTGCAGCGCTTCCCGGCGGTGCGCGTCGAGCTGGATCTGACCAACCGGATGGTGGATCTGGTGGAGGAGGGGGTAGACCTTGCGATCCGCATAGGCGAGATCCATACCGAGGATCTGGTGGCGAAATACCTCTGCCCGTACCGGATGGTGATCTGCGCTGCACCGGACTATTTAGCCCGCCACGGCACGCCGCAAACCCCGGACGATCTGGTGGATCATCTTTGTCTCTCCCATACCGTCTGGACCGCGCGCAACGAGTGGCGGCTGCCGGGCGTGGAAGGGGAAGTGCGCTGGAAGCGCGATGCGATCCTGCGCTGTAACGACGGGTATGGGCTGCGGATGGCGGCGATTGCCGGGGCGGGGTTACTGTTACAACCGGAGGTGCTGGTGGCGGACGAACTGGCGAATGGACGGCTGATTCGCGTGTTAGAAGGTTACACACCCCAGCCCCGACCGGTGCACCTGTTATGGCGTCAGGATCTACGCCCGTTGCCGAAACTCACGCGGTTTATTGAGCATATTATGCAGGCTCAGTGCGGCCTGTAA
- a CDS encoding SDR family NAD(P)-dependent oxidoreductase: MLLKDKVAVITGAASVRGLGFATAKLYAEQGAKVVIIDLDAEASKQAAASLGEGHLGLAANVSNEQQVNAAIEQVLGKYGRIDILVNNAGITQPIKLMDIKRENYDAVLDVSLRGTLLMSQAVIPTMRGQQSGSIVCISSVSAQRGGGIFGGPHYSAAKAGVLGLAKAMARELGPDNVRVNCITPGLIQTDITAGKLSDEMKTAILAGIPLNRLGDAQDIARAALFLGSDLSSYSTGITLDVNGGMLIH; the protein is encoded by the coding sequence ATGCTACTGAAAGATAAAGTCGCCGTTATTACCGGCGCGGCTTCCGTACGCGGTTTGGGGTTCGCTACGGCAAAACTCTATGCCGAACAGGGCGCGAAAGTGGTGATTATTGATTTAGATGCAGAGGCCAGTAAGCAGGCGGCGGCAAGCCTGGGTGAGGGGCATCTGGGGCTGGCGGCGAACGTCAGCAACGAGCAGCAGGTCAATGCCGCCATTGAGCAGGTGCTGGGCAAATATGGCCGCATCGATATTCTGGTGAATAACGCTGGCATCACCCAGCCCATCAAGCTGATGGATATTAAGCGGGAAAACTATGATGCGGTGCTGGATGTCAGCCTGCGCGGCACGCTCTTAATGTCCCAGGCCGTTATTCCCACCATGCGCGGCCAGCAGTCCGGCAGCATCGTCTGCATCTCCTCGGTGTCGGCCCAGCGCGGCGGCGGCATCTTCGGCGGGCCGCACTACAGTGCCGCCAAAGCGGGCGTGCTGGGGCTGGCGAAGGCGATGGCCCGCGAGCTGGGGCCGGATAATGTGCGGGTTAACTGCATCACCCCGGGACTGATCCAGACCGACATCACCGCCGGCAAACTTTCGGACGAGATGAAAACCGCCATTCTGGCAGGCATTCCGCTTAACCGCCTCGGCGACGCGCAGGATATCGCCCGCGCCGCGCTGTTCCTCGGCAGCGATCTCTCCTCTTACTCCACCGGCATCACCCTCGACGTCAACGGCGGCATGCTGATCCACTAA
- a CDS encoding short chain dehydrogenase, with the protein MGAHITKESAMKIVIIGASGTVGRAVTEELSRRHDVIRVGRTQGDHQVDITSQASVQALFEKIGPVDAIVSASGGLHFGPLSTMTDSEFNQGLQDKLLGQVRLALTGQHYLNKGGSITLISGIVAHEPIAQGVNATTVNAALEGFVRAAACELPRGIRINLISPTVLTESADAYDGFFPGFASVPAATVAQAYRRSVEGVQSGRVYTVGY; encoded by the coding sequence ATGGGGGCTCACATCACAAAGGAGTCGGCTATGAAAATCGTCATTATTGGTGCCAGCGGTACGGTGGGTCGCGCAGTCACAGAAGAGCTGAGTCGTCGTCATGACGTCATTCGCGTGGGTCGCACTCAGGGCGATCATCAGGTGGATATCACCTCCCAGGCCAGCGTGCAGGCGCTGTTCGAGAAGATCGGCCCGGTGGATGCGATTGTCTCCGCCAGCGGCGGGCTGCACTTTGGCCCTCTGTCGACCATGACCGACAGCGAGTTTAACCAGGGATTGCAGGATAAATTGCTGGGCCAGGTGCGGCTGGCGCTCACCGGACAGCACTACCTGAATAAGGGCGGGTCGATCACTTTGATCAGCGGCATCGTTGCCCACGAGCCTATCGCCCAGGGGGTAAACGCCACCACGGTAAACGCCGCGCTGGAAGGCTTTGTCCGCGCCGCCGCCTGCGAGCTGCCGCGCGGGATCCGTATCAACCTGATTAGCCCGACGGTACTCACCGAATCGGCCGACGCCTACGACGGCTTCTTCCCGGGCTTTGCGAGCGTGCCCGCGGCCACCGTGGCGCAGGCCTATCGCCGCAGCGTGGAGGGGGTGCAGAGCGGGCGGGTGTATACGGTGGGATATTGA
- a CDS encoding transketolase family protein, translated as MSQTTEQKPRLTTSAMIASIAEEGQETRAAPFGHALVKLAEQRPEIVGMTADLSKYTDLHIFAQAHPERFFQMGMAEQLLMGAAGGMAKEGFVPFATTYAVFATRRAYDFIHQVIAEEHLNVKICAALPGLTTGYGPSHQATEDLAIMRGIPGMTIIDPCDAIDTEQAVPAMAEHDGPVYMRLLRGKVPVVLDQYNYQFKIGKAALLEEGSDVLIIASGLMTMRALEAAKQLRKDNVSVAVLHSPTIKPLDEATILAQAAKPGRLVVVAENHSSVGGLCEAVASLLMRNRINVDFDTVALPDAFLDAGALPTLHDRYGISTAAMVEKIRRRL; from the coding sequence ATGAGCCAGACCACCGAGCAAAAACCGCGTTTAACCACCTCGGCGATGATCGCCTCTATTGCTGAAGAGGGGCAGGAGACCCGCGCCGCGCCGTTCGGCCACGCGCTGGTGAAGCTGGCGGAGCAGCGCCCGGAGATCGTCGGCATGACGGCGGATCTCTCAAAATACACCGACCTGCATATCTTTGCCCAGGCGCACCCGGAACGCTTCTTCCAGATGGGCATGGCAGAGCAGCTGCTGATGGGGGCCGCGGGCGGCATGGCGAAAGAGGGCTTTGTTCCCTTCGCCACCACCTACGCGGTGTTTGCCACCCGCCGCGCCTACGACTTTATTCATCAGGTGATCGCCGAAGAGCACCTCAATGTGAAGATCTGCGCGGCGCTGCCGGGGCTGACCACCGGTTACGGCCCGAGCCATCAGGCGACTGAAGATCTCGCCATTATGCGCGGCATTCCGGGCATGACCATTATCGATCCCTGTGACGCGATAGACACCGAACAGGCGGTGCCGGCCATGGCAGAGCACGATGGCCCGGTCTATATGCGCCTGCTGCGCGGCAAGGTGCCGGTGGTGCTGGACCAGTACAACTACCAGTTCAAAATTGGCAAAGCCGCGTTGCTGGAAGAGGGGAGCGATGTGCTGATTATCGCCTCAGGGCTGATGACCATGCGGGCGCTGGAGGCGGCGAAGCAGCTGCGTAAGGACAACGTCAGCGTGGCGGTGCTCCACTCGCCTACCATCAAGCCGCTGGATGAGGCGACCATTCTGGCGCAGGCCGCGAAGCCAGGACGGCTGGTGGTGGTGGCGGAAAACCACAGCAGCGTTGGCGGCCTGTGCGAGGCGGTGGCGTCGCTGCTGATGCGCAACCGGATTAACGTCGATTTTGATACCGTGGCGCTGCCGGATGCCTTCCTCGACGCCGGGGCGCTGCCGACCCTGCACGACCGCTACGGCATTTCTACCGCGGCGATGGTGGAAAAAATCCGTCGCAGGCTGTGA
- a CDS encoding MFS transporter, with amino-acid sequence MSRIEQDVPYIATKKTNYRFVVLALIFIVYAINYADRTNIGAVLPFIIDEFHINNFEAGAIASMFFLGYALSQIPAGFFIAKKGIRGMVALSIFGFSAFTWLMGTATSVLGLKFIRLGLGLTEGPCPVGLASTINNWFPPKEKATATGVYIAATMFAPILVPPLAVWIAMTWGWRWVFFSFAIPGLVIAVLWYLLVRTRPSESSFVSEAELKTITAGQETPDTRRENIVISPSFTRLDRLIRVRDLAPVSTVKGLFTSKNILGDCLAYFMMVSVLYGLLTWIPLYLVKEKGFTFMSMGLVASMPCIGGFIGAIFGGYVSDKLLGRRRKPTMMFTAISTVLMMVIMLNIPQSTVAVCIGLFFVGLCLNIGWPAFTAYGMAIADSKTYPIAASIINSGGNLGGFVSPMLAGYLLDKTGSFNSVFIYFGVCAAIGLLLIMLLEEPK; translated from the coding sequence ATGTCTCGTATAGAACAAGATGTACCCTACATAGCCACTAAAAAAACTAATTACCGTTTCGTTGTGCTGGCATTAATTTTTATTGTTTATGCCATTAACTATGCTGACCGAACAAATATTGGCGCGGTGCTTCCTTTTATCATTGATGAGTTTCATATCAATAATTTCGAGGCGGGTGCGATTGCCAGTATGTTCTTTTTGGGCTATGCCCTGAGCCAGATCCCGGCGGGCTTTTTTATCGCCAAAAAGGGTATTCGCGGCATGGTGGCGCTGTCGATATTTGGCTTCTCCGCCTTTACCTGGCTGATGGGCACCGCGACCTCGGTTCTGGGGCTGAAGTTTATCCGCCTGGGGCTGGGGTTGACGGAAGGGCCGTGCCCGGTCGGGCTGGCCTCGACCATCAATAACTGGTTTCCGCCAAAGGAGAAAGCCACGGCCACCGGCGTCTATATTGCCGCCACCATGTTTGCCCCCATCCTGGTGCCGCCGCTGGCGGTGTGGATCGCCATGACCTGGGGCTGGCGGTGGGTCTTCTTCTCCTTCGCCATCCCCGGGCTGGTCATTGCCGTTCTGTGGTATCTGCTGGTGCGTACGAGGCCCTCTGAGAGCAGTTTTGTCTCCGAGGCGGAACTAAAAACTATTACCGCCGGACAGGAGACCCCCGATACCAGACGAGAAAATATCGTGATCTCTCCGTCGTTTACCCGCCTCGACCGGCTCATCCGCGTGCGGGATTTAGCCCCGGTCAGCACGGTGAAAGGCTTGTTCACCTCGAAGAATATTCTTGGCGACTGTCTGGCCTATTTCATGATGGTGAGCGTGCTCTATGGCCTGCTGACGTGGATCCCGCTCTACCTGGTGAAAGAGAAAGGCTTTACCTTTATGAGCATGGGGCTGGTGGCGAGTATGCCGTGCATCGGTGGGTTTATCGGGGCAATTTTTGGCGGCTACGTCTCTGATAAGCTGCTCGGCCGCCGGCGTAAACCGACCATGATGTTTACCGCCATCAGCACCGTTCTGATGATGGTCATTATGCTCAATATTCCGCAAAGCACCGTTGCGGTCTGTATTGGTCTGTTTTTTGTCGGGCTCTGTTTAAATATTGGCTGGCCCGCTTTTACCGCCTATGGCATGGCGATTGCGGACAGTAAAACCTATCCGATTGCCGCGTCGATTATTAATAGCGGCGGTAATCTCGGCGGATTTGTTTCACCGATGCTGGCGGGTTATCTGCTGGATAAAACAGGAAGTTTTAATTCCGTCTTTATTTATTTCGGCGTTTGCGCAGCCATTGGGTTATTACTGATTATGCTGCTGGAAGAGCCTAAATAA
- a CDS encoding immunity protein YezG family protein, with translation MMRESQNIYNDIGSVLLSIAPDTAEKIILCATLDPESDCGEFTYDYIDKQGNQHWITETADASARLLDLLVELRNFFVDNFKSQEKPFWHGCEVTINIETLKINIDFKYES, from the coding sequence ATGATGCGTGAATCCCAGAATATTTATAATGACATTGGTTCAGTACTGCTCTCGATCGCACCTGATACTGCGGAAAAAATCATTCTGTGTGCTACGTTAGATCCGGAAAGTGACTGTGGTGAGTTTACTTATGACTATATAGATAAACAGGGTAACCAGCACTGGATCACTGAAACCGCAGATGCCAGTGCAAGACTTTTAGATCTTTTAGTCGAACTAAGAAATTTCTTTGTTGATAACTTTAAATCACAAGAAAAGCCATTCTGGCATGGGTGTGAAGTAACGATAAACATTGAAACACTGAAAATAAATATCGACTTCAAGTATGAGAGTTAA
- a CDS encoding LysR substrate-binding domain-containing protein — MTAQDRQTLALPSLRNLQAFVAVANALSIHQAAEQLNVTPSAVSHQIASLESWMGKKLFIRSGKGVQLTPTGEKYLREVSAALSAIGRATDQIITEKDNAVLRVHSSPTFGLSWLLRRLGKFRAEYPDITINLTCSYENLQFARDNIDIDIRHGIPDWDAYRVMTIKNDTLVVLASPEYAAQHPVGTPADLLHQSLISSTSTLVNWEKWFAWHNIDRPWLNFSLSFDRSYMSFEAARMGLGFILESKMMATDHLHDGSLVQVLPDEMGIAINAHHLVMPHMNERSWKIQQFVEWIDRELRLSGYHL; from the coding sequence ATGACCGCCCAGGATCGCCAGACGCTCGCGCTGCCTTCCCTCAGAAATCTTCAGGCTTTTGTCGCGGTGGCCAACGCGCTGAGCATCCATCAGGCGGCCGAGCAGCTCAATGTCACCCCCTCGGCGGTGAGCCATCAAATCGCGTCCCTGGAGTCGTGGATGGGCAAGAAGTTGTTCATTCGCAGCGGCAAAGGGGTGCAGCTCACCCCAACGGGGGAAAAATATCTGCGGGAGGTGTCAGCGGCATTGAGCGCCATCGGGCGCGCCACCGATCAGATTATTACAGAGAAAGATAACGCCGTGCTGCGCGTCCACTCCTCGCCGACCTTCGGTTTATCCTGGTTATTACGCCGCCTCGGCAAGTTCCGCGCCGAATATCCCGACATCACCATTAATCTCACCTGCTCTTATGAAAACCTGCAGTTCGCCAGAGATAATATTGATATTGATATCCGTCACGGTATCCCGGACTGGGACGCCTACCGGGTGATGACCATAAAAAACGACACCCTGGTGGTGCTGGCCTCACCGGAGTATGCGGCGCAACATCCTGTCGGCACGCCCGCCGATCTGCTACATCAGTCGCTGATCTCCTCCACCAGTACCCTGGTGAACTGGGAAAAGTGGTTTGCCTGGCACAATATCGACAGGCCGTGGCTCAATTTCAGCCTGAGTTTCGACCGCTCCTATATGAGCTTCGAAGCGGCACGCATGGGGCTGGGGTTTATCCTGGAAAGCAAAATGATGGCCACCGATCACCTGCACGATGGCTCTCTGGTTCAGGTGCTGCCGGATGAGATGGGCATCGCCATTAATGCCCATCATCTGGTGATGCCGCACATGAACGAGCGCAGCTGGAAGATCCAGCAGTTTGTCGAGTGGATTGACCGGGAGTTGCGGCTGTCGGGGTATCATCTGTAA